A single window of Candidatus Marsarchaeota archaeon DNA harbors:
- a CDS encoding 30S ribosomal protein S6e: MKIVYSDKKTGLTGQAEVSSDMVAALLNKRIGDEIDGAVIGLQGYVLKITGGSDKSGFPMENSIQGTAKRQVLKRIALSGRNKGEFRRLTVSGSTISESTEQINTVITKYGDKSISEIIPQKEKKAEEKAEAQK; this comes from the coding sequence ATGAAAATAGTATATTCCGACAAGAAGACAGGGCTGACCGGCCAGGCGGAGGTCAGCTCAGACATGGTTGCAGCGCTGCTGAACAAAAGAATCGGCGACGAGATAGACGGCGCCGTAATCGGCCTGCAGGGCTACGTGCTGAAGATAACCGGCGGCTCTGACAAGAGCGGCTTTCCAATGGAAAACAGCATACAGGGCACAGCAAAGAGGCAGGTGCTGAAAAGGATAGCCCTTTCGGGCAGGAACAAGGGCGAGTTTCGAAGGCTCACGGTATCAGGCAGCACCATAAGCGAGTCTACGGAGCAGATAAACACCGTGATAACCAAGTACGGCGACAAGAGCATAAGCGAAATCATACCGCAAAAGGAAAAGAAAGCCGAAGAAAAGGCAGAGGCGCAGAAATAA